A genomic region of Govania unica contains the following coding sequences:
- the mprF gene encoding bifunctional lysylphosphatidylglycerol flippase/synthetase MprF, with the protein MTVDNETTPAVSSLKRSASFGKLHIISFIAIAIVALLAINHLMAEVNLSSVRHALRNFNTHSLLFAGLAAAASYIAMMGYDLCGVRYAGVKVPVLHTLRTSFCAFGLGNTLGGGWLSSGAVRFRLYSSAGVDPLNIGKIIAFITWGFGLGIVAISVFGLLARPEVIADLFEFSIWVPRLIGIIGALFVLVVLVLPWMRDKLHIGRWALRLPSGPLTLAQVLLAVLDLVTAALTLWFLLPSHDMTLPTFMGVYAIAIAAGLISHVPGGLGVFESVIIFALKPYVDIPELTAALVVYRIVYYLVPFMLALLMFTLHEASIISRWYRGSFLSRGAGSYGHLVLAGATFFTGAMLMASGALPAARHSLRVLDQTVPLVFQEVSHFLASLGGLAMLALSQGLRLRSHTAWQLSCAIVAINIPLALLKGLAVTETLILVTILTLLFLARPAFYRRTRLNQLSLTPDWWFAFAATLVTVTWLLFFAYKHVEYSSNLWWQFESMAEAPRSLRAIVGVAAAAFVLGFMHLLRPHAARPKAPDAAARAQASAIVRKQTVSEACLANLGDKYFLFSDSGQSFIMYGVRGRSWISLLDPIGPVEEHAELVWRFREMCDRAGSRAAAYQVSVGALSYYIDAGFSARRLGEEARVNLADFDIGSSSFRSLRQSWNRAQRDGLTFEIIPKAEVPTHLSQLEAISDAWLDGHETREKSFSLGNFSTAYVTSQPVAIIRLNGKAVAFATLMLTDQKVEASIDLMRHLPEAPGSVMDFLFVSLIQHFKAEGYVWFCLGMAPLAGLAVHPLASFWHKAGRQLFLRGERLYNFQGLRSYKEKFHPVWRPRYLMTTSSLSAYVAMLDTAALISGDLRGMVTK; encoded by the coding sequence TTGACCGTCGACAACGAGACCACACCTGCCGTTTCAAGCCTCAAACGAAGCGCCTCCTTCGGCAAGCTTCATATCATTTCCTTCATCGCCATCGCCATTGTCGCCCTGCTCGCGATCAATCACCTGATGGCCGAGGTCAATCTGTCCTCGGTGCGCCATGCCTTGCGGAATTTCAACACCCATTCCCTGCTGTTTGCCGGGCTCGCCGCCGCGGCAAGCTATATCGCCATGATGGGCTATGATCTCTGCGGCGTGCGCTATGCCGGGGTCAAGGTGCCGGTGCTGCACACGCTCCGCACCTCGTTTTGCGCCTTCGGGCTTGGCAATACGCTGGGCGGCGGCTGGCTATCGAGCGGGGCGGTGCGCTTTCGCCTCTATTCCTCGGCCGGTGTCGACCCTCTGAATATCGGCAAGATCATTGCCTTCATCACCTGGGGCTTCGGCCTTGGCATCGTCGCCATTTCGGTGTTTGGCCTGTTGGCGCGGCCCGAAGTGATCGCCGATCTGTTCGAGTTTTCCATCTGGGTACCGCGTCTTATCGGGATCATCGGCGCGCTATTTGTGCTGGTGGTCCTGGTCCTGCCCTGGATGCGCGACAAACTGCACATCGGGCGTTGGGCCCTCAGGTTGCCGTCGGGACCGTTGACGCTCGCGCAGGTGCTGCTGGCCGTGCTCGACCTCGTCACCGCCGCGCTGACGCTGTGGTTCCTGCTGCCCTCCCATGACATGACCCTGCCAACCTTTATGGGCGTCTATGCCATCGCCATCGCCGCCGGGCTCATCAGCCATGTGCCGGGTGGGCTTGGGGTGTTCGAGTCGGTCATTATTTTCGCGCTCAAGCCCTATGTGGATATCCCGGAGCTGACGGCGGCGCTGGTGGTCTACCGGATCGTCTATTATCTGGTGCCCTTCATGCTCGCCCTCCTGATGTTCACCTTGCATGAGGCGTCGATCATCTCGCGCTGGTATCGCGGCAGCTTTCTGTCCCGGGGTGCCGGCAGTTACGGCCATCTGGTGCTTGCGGGCGCGACATTCTTCACCGGCGCCATGCTGATGGCGTCAGGGGCACTGCCCGCCGCAAGACATTCACTGCGCGTCCTCGATCAGACCGTACCGCTGGTTTTTCAGGAAGTTTCGCATTTCCTCGCCAGTCTCGGCGGGCTCGCCATGCTGGCGCTTTCTCAGGGCTTGCGACTACGAAGCCATACTGCCTGGCAGCTCAGTTGCGCCATCGTCGCCATCAATATTCCGCTCGCGCTTTTGAAGGGGCTTGCCGTTACCGAGACCTTGATTCTCGTGACCATCCTCACGCTGCTGTTTCTCGCCCGCCCGGCCTTTTACCGGCGCACCCGGCTCAATCAGCTGAGCCTGACGCCGGACTGGTGGTTCGCCTTTGCGGCCACGCTCGTGACCGTGACCTGGTTGCTGTTCTTCGCCTATAAACATGTGGAATACAGCAGCAATCTCTGGTGGCAGTTCGAAAGCATGGCCGAAGCCCCACGCAGTCTGCGCGCGATCGTCGGCGTCGCCGCCGCCGCCTTCGTGCTTGGCTTCATGCATTTGCTCCGCCCCCATGCCGCCCGGCCGAAAGCGCCGGACGCCGCAGCCCGGGCACAGGCCAGCGCAATCGTGCGCAAGCAGACCGTGAGCGAAGCCTGTCTCGCGAATCTCGGCGACAAATATTTCCTGTTCAGTGACAGCGGTCAGAGCTTCATCATGTATGGCGTGCGTGGCCGGTCCTGGATCAGCCTTCTTGATCCCATCGGCCCGGTCGAGGAACATGCCGAGCTGGTTTGGCGGTTTCGCGAAATGTGCGACCGCGCCGGATCGCGAGCCGCCGCTTATCAGGTCTCCGTCGGGGCGTTGTCCTATTACATTGACGCCGGATTCAGCGCCCGGCGACTTGGTGAAGAAGCCCGCGTAAATCTGGCGGATTTCGACATCGGCTCAAGCAGCTTTCGCAGTTTGCGGCAGTCGTGGAACCGCGCCCAACGGGATGGCCTGACGTTCGAGATCATCCCCAAGGCTGAGGTTCCCACTCATCTGAGCCAACTCGAAGCCATCTCCGACGCCTGGCTCGACGGTCATGAAACGCGGGAAAAGAGCTTTTCGCTCGGCAATTTCTCGACCGCCTATGTGACCAGCCAGCCGGTCGCCATCATTCGTCTAAATGGCAAGGCCGTCGCGTTCGCCACGCTCATGCTGACCGACCAGAAGGTCGAGGCCAGCATCGACCTCATGCGCCATCTGCCGGAAGCGCCGGGCTCGGTGATGGATTTCCTGTTCGTGTCGCTGATCCAGCATTTCAAGGCCGAGGGCTATGTCTGGTTCTGCCTTGGCATGGCGCCCTTGGCCGGACTTGCAGTGCACCCGCTCGCGAGCTTCTGGCACAAGGCGGGGCGGCAATTGTTCCTGCGCGGTGAACGACTTTACAATTTCCAGGGACTGCGCAGTTATAAGGAAAAATTCCATCCGGTATGGCGGCCACGCTATCTCATGACCACCTCAAGCCTGAGCGCTTATGTGGCCATGCTAGACACGGCAGCCCTGATTTCCGGTGATTTACGTGGCATGGTGACCAAATGA
- a CDS encoding phosphotransferase — protein sequence MTSLRATLDRAFLDSAGWSRAARVRIAGDASFRHYDRLESADGPAVLMDAAPPREDVRPFVAITRYLESLGLSAPGLIAADVAHGFLLLEDLGDDRYSRVIPREPAMERGLYEAAVDVLVDLHRHPVPGDLAVGNGETYVLPRYDDALYGRELQLFTDWYLPALTGTPMTVALRQEFIALWRAALAQLEPGRDVLVLRDYHADNLMWLPDRDGVARVGLLDFQDAVAGHPAYDLVSLLEDARRDVPPALADEMIDHYLGATGLDAEAFRRDYAILGAQRNVKIIGIFTRLYARDGKAAYLDLIPRVWGLLDRDLAHPALADLKLWFDRHVPAARRGVAPRADATSRLPKQALLLAAGLGLRMRPLTLETPKPLIAVAGQPMLDRMLDQLAEVGVDRAVVNMHHLPDCLRTFAVTRDGRLPTVVLSDESDLLLDSGGGVKKMLTYAGDAPVYVLNSDMLWRDRGAPALTRLGLAFEAERMDGLLMLCPRDQATGYDGPGDFYLGDDGRLTRRGTRANAPYVFTGIQILQPELFAKQPEGPFSLNLVYDAALAAGRLYGLVHDGDWMHVGTPDAIGAAEQRLLAE from the coding sequence ATGACGTCTCTGCGGGCTACTCTCGATCGGGCCTTTCTCGACAGCGCGGGATGGAGCCGGGCAGCGCGGGTGCGGATCGCGGGAGACGCCTCGTTCCGTCATTACGACCGTCTTGAAAGCGCGGATGGACCAGCGGTTCTGATGGATGCGGCGCCGCCGCGCGAAGACGTGCGTCCGTTTGTGGCGATTACCCGCTATCTTGAGTCGCTGGGCCTGTCGGCGCCAGGTTTGATTGCGGCCGATGTGGCCCACGGCTTTCTGTTGCTTGAAGACCTCGGCGACGACCGTTATTCGCGGGTCATCCCACGAGAGCCTGCCATGGAACGCGGGCTATATGAGGCGGCGGTCGACGTACTCGTGGATCTTCACCGGCATCCGGTGCCCGGGGATCTTGCGGTTGGCAACGGCGAAACCTACGTGCTGCCGCGGTATGATGACGCGCTTTATGGGCGTGAACTGCAGCTTTTCACCGACTGGTATCTGCCCGCGCTCACCGGCACCCCAATGACCGTCGCGTTGCGGCAGGAGTTCATAGCGCTGTGGCGGGCGGCGCTCGCGCAGCTTGAGCCGGGCCGGGACGTGCTGGTCTTGCGCGATTATCACGCCGACAATCTGATGTGGCTGCCGGACCGTGATGGGGTGGCGCGGGTCGGGCTTTTGGATTTTCAGGACGCGGTGGCCGGACATCCGGCTTATGATCTGGTGTCGCTTCTTGAAGACGCCCGGCGCGATGTGCCGCCCGCTCTGGCTGATGAGATGATTGATCATTACCTGGGTGCCACGGGTCTTGATGCGGAGGCGTTCCGGCGCGATTACGCCATCCTCGGGGCCCAGCGCAACGTCAAGATCATCGGCATTTTCACCCGGCTTTACGCCCGCGACGGCAAGGCCGCCTACCTCGATCTGATCCCCCGTGTCTGGGGGTTGCTCGACCGCGATCTGGCCCATCCGGCGCTTGCGGATCTGAAGCTTTGGTTCGATCGTCATGTGCCTGCCGCACGGCGCGGGGTTGCACCGCGTGCGGACGCCACCTCGCGGTTGCCGAAACAGGCGTTGCTGCTGGCGGCGGGGCTCGGCCTCCGCATGCGGCCTTTGACGCTTGAAACGCCGAAGCCGCTGATCGCCGTGGCCGGTCAGCCCATGCTTGACCGCATGCTCGACCAGCTGGCCGAAGTCGGGGTCGATCGGGCGGTCGTCAATATGCATCACCTGCCTGACTGTCTCAGGACCTTTGCCGTCACCCGGGATGGGCGCTTGCCCACAGTCGTCCTGTCGGATGAAAGCGATCTGCTGCTTGATTCCGGTGGCGGGGTCAAAAAGATGCTCACCTATGCGGGGGACGCGCCGGTCTATGTGCTGAACAGCGACATGCTGTGGCGGGATCGCGGCGCGCCTGCGCTCACGCGGCTCGGGCTTGCGTTTGAGGCTGAGCGTATGGACGGGCTGTTGATGCTCTGCCCGCGCGATCAGGCCACGGGCTATGACGGCCCCGGTGATTTTTATCTCGGGGACGATGGGCGCCTGACCCGGCGCGGCACAAGGGCGAACGCTCCCTATGTGTTCACCGGCATCCAGATTCTGCAGCCCGAGCTGTTCGCGAAGCAGCCGGAGGGGCCGTTCTCCCTCAATCTAGTTTATGACGCGGCGCTCGCGGCCGGGCGGCTTTACGGTCTCGTCCATGACGGCGACTGGATGCATGTGGGGACGCCGGACGCCATTGGGGCGGCGGAACAGCGCTTGCTGGCGGAGTGA
- the tsaE gene encoding tRNA (adenosine(37)-N6)-threonylcarbamoyltransferase complex ATPase subunit type 1 TsaE, with the protein MRWTVDLPDLAATQALAELLEPLGTVGDVITLEGDLGAGKTAFARAFIQARFGAIDVPSPTFNLVLTYGDGAGLIWHFDLYRLEDQDEVYELGFEEALDGALSLIEWPERLGSLLPVERLSLTFEMAADDRRSLIIDATERWARRLQPLAMARNWVKDRP; encoded by the coding sequence ATGCGTTGGACTGTTGACCTCCCCGACCTCGCGGCGACCCAGGCACTTGCGGAGCTGTTGGAACCGCTTGGCACCGTGGGGGATGTGATCACCCTTGAGGGCGATCTTGGGGCGGGCAAGACCGCCTTCGCCCGCGCCTTCATTCAGGCGCGGTTCGGGGCGATCGATGTGCCGAGCCCGACTTTCAATCTCGTGCTGACTTATGGCGACGGGGCCGGATTAATCTGGCATTTCGACCTCTATCGTCTTGAGGATCAAGACGAAGTCTATGAACTCGGGTTCGAGGAGGCGCTTGACGGCGCGCTCAGCCTGATTGAATGGCCGGAACGGCTCGGTTCCCTTTTGCCGGTGGAGCGGTTATCTCTCACGTTCGAGATGGCGGCGGATGACCGGCGCAGTCTTATCATTGATGCAACGGAGCGCTGGGCTAGACGGCTTCAGCCCCTTGCCATGGCACGGAACTGGGTGAAGGACAGACCATGA
- a CDS encoding sensor histidine kinase, producing MSIIVSVRRVATAAGGLVGLAASAPAGAAPAGATPVISSGTSTFMLGSAIVVSTLGLAIWAYCTGRDAMRRARHERRASDRLAAILDSVPAAYVLWVRDGDFSASPRLGRWLGKRRGLMAFSDLFDASGRRGFAAAGFARLEEAAAAARTGGALPAPFEVAGAERNFRVVAERAGAGRTASALLWFVDLSDQRAEISARDQLVSRLEDENRNLHHTLDGINFPVWRRGGDLSLGYVNTAYIRAVEAADAETVLREGIELVGNALTGSSRDDAARAQDEERGLATKHYVVIDGQRRALLMQNTPDGGAGAQAGVTGYAVDRTELEDARAEFARYMESHAETLNKLSTAVAIFGADKTLEFYNNAFTRLWRLPEEWMSSRPHHSELLEEMRERRRLPEQADFPAWKRAHLAHYTQLLEPLEEMWHLPDGATLRVVTQPHPLGGLLIFYEDVTDRLALERNYNTLIAVQRATLNSLHEGIAVIGSDGRLKLSNPAFLKVWHLDEGAITEAPHLSDLLTEAESYFDVPAEYEKFRALLYDDGERVVRGGRLSRKDGSEIDFAAVPLPDGATLYTFVDVTDSLRIERALRERNEALETSDRLKTEFVAHISYELRTPLNNVMGFAELLDKEYYGALNAQQHTYARNILESSAQLMVLINDILDLSVVEAGGIRLETRLFDIGQTLRNVAAMAREELKKRNHILQLEIPPGLGMIDGDEKRIRQVMYNLLSNAMKFTPPHGQITLGGGVDNDFVTLFVTDTGIGIPADEQLQVFERFHTGRDVPRGQGAGLGLSLVRSFVELHGGTVTLSSEPNAGTRILCRLPRHQPSTSVVVPLAQGR from the coding sequence ATGAGTATTATAGTCTCAGTTAGGCGAGTGGCGACGGCTGCCGGCGGGCTGGTTGGTCTTGCGGCGTCCGCTCCGGCGGGCGCGGCTCCGGCTGGGGCGACTCCTGTGATCTCCTCCGGCACCTCGACCTTCATGCTCGGCAGCGCCATTGTGGTCTCGACGCTTGGGCTCGCGATCTGGGCCTATTGCACGGGCCGTGACGCCATGCGCCGGGCGCGGCATGAACGCCGGGCGAGCGATCGTCTGGCCGCCATTCTCGATTCGGTTCCGGCGGCTTATGTGCTCTGGGTGCGCGACGGCGATTTTTCGGCCAGCCCCCGGCTTGGCCGCTGGCTTGGCAAGCGCCGCGGTCTCATGGCCTTTTCCGATCTGTTTGACGCGAGCGGCCGGCGGGGCTTCGCCGCCGCCGGTTTCGCCCGGCTGGAAGAAGCCGCCGCCGCCGCCCGCACCGGCGGCGCGTTGCCCGCACCGTTTGAGGTTGCGGGCGCGGAACGTAATTTTCGCGTGGTGGCCGAACGCGCCGGAGCGGGGCGAACAGCGTCGGCGCTGTTGTGGTTTGTCGACCTGTCCGACCAGCGGGCCGAGATCAGCGCCCGCGATCAGCTGGTCTCCCGTCTGGAGGACGAAAACCGCAATCTGCATCATACCCTTGACGGGATAAATTTTCCGGTCTGGCGGCGTGGCGGCGATTTGAGCCTTGGCTATGTGAACACCGCCTATATCCGGGCGGTTGAGGCGGCCGATGCCGAGACTGTGTTGCGCGAGGGTATCGAGCTTGTGGGCAACGCGCTCACCGGATCGAGTCGGGATGACGCCGCCCGCGCCCAGGATGAGGAGCGCGGTCTCGCCACCAAGCATTATGTGGTGATCGACGGCCAGCGCCGGGCGCTGCTGATGCAGAATACCCCGGATGGCGGGGCGGGGGCTCAGGCAGGGGTCACCGGCTATGCCGTCGACCGCACGGAGCTTGAGGATGCCCGCGCCGAATTCGCCCGCTATATGGAGTCTCATGCGGAGACCCTGAACAAGCTCTCGACCGCTGTGGCTATTTTCGGCGCCGACAAGACGCTTGAATTCTATAACAATGCTTTCACCCGGCTGTGGCGGTTGCCTGAAGAATGGATGTCGTCGCGGCCGCATCACAGCGAACTGCTTGAAGAAATGCGCGAACGACGGCGGCTGCCGGAACAGGCCGATTTCCCGGCCTGGAAACGCGCGCATCTCGCTCATTACACCCAGTTGCTCGAACCGCTTGAAGAAATGTGGCATCTGCCCGACGGAGCCACTCTGCGCGTGGTGACACAGCCCCATCCGCTTGGCGGGCTGTTGATTTTCTATGAGGATGTGACCGACCGTCTGGCCCTTGAACGCAATTATAACACGCTGATTGCCGTGCAGCGGGCGACGCTCAACAGTCTTCATGAAGGCATTGCGGTGATCGGCAGCGACGGTCGGCTCAAGCTGTCGAATCCGGCCTTCCTCAAAGTCTGGCATCTGGACGAGGGGGCGATCACCGAAGCGCCGCATCTGTCCGATCTGCTGACCGAGGCGGAAAGCTATTTCGACGTTCCGGCGGAATATGAAAAATTCCGCGCGCTGCTTTATGACGATGGCGAACGGGTGGTGCGCGGCGGCCGGCTGAGCCGGAAGGACGGGTCCGAGATTGATTTCGCGGCGGTGCCGCTGCCGGATGGGGCGACGCTTTATACTTTTGTCGATGTGACGGACAGCCTGCGTATCGAACGCGCGCTGCGGGAACGGAACGAGGCGCTTGAAACCTCGGACCGTCTGAAGACTGAATTCGTCGCCCATATCTCCTATGAGCTGCGCACGCCCCTGAACAATGTGATGGGCTTCGCCGAGCTGCTCGATAAGGAATATTACGGCGCGCTTAATGCGCAACAGCATACCTATGCGCGCAATATCCTTGAATCCTCGGCCCAGTTGATGGTGCTGATCAATGATATTCTCGATCTTTCGGTGGTTGAGGCGGGCGGCATCCGGCTTGAAACCCGTCTGTTCGATATCGGACAGACGCTGCGCAATGTGGCCGCCATGGCGCGGGAGGAATTGAAGAAGCGCAACCATATCTTGCAGCTTGAAATTCCCCCGGGGCTCGGCATGATCGATGGCGATGAAAAGCGTATCCGGCAGGTGATGTATAATCTTTTGAGCAACGCCATGAAATTCACCCCGCCTCACGGCCAGATCACCCTGGGCGGCGGGGTCGATAATGATTTTGTCACGCTTTTTGTGACCGACACCGGGATCGGCATTCCTGCCGACGAACAGCTTCAGGTGTTCGAACGCTTCCATACCGGACGAGATGTGCCGCGCGGTCAGGGCGCGGGCCTCGGCCTGTCGTTGGTCCGGAGCTTTGTCGAACTCCATGGTGGCACGGTCACCCTCAGTTCCGAACCAAATGCGGGCACGCGCATTCTCTGCCGTCTGCCGCGCCATCAGCCATCGACCAGCGTCGTCGTGCCTCTGGCGCAAGGGAGATGA
- the addB gene encoding double-strand break repair protein AddB, with protein MSRTLRATPQVFRIDAGLSFVDALAAGLLARYAGAELGRVTVLLPTRRAVKSLSEAFLRLTGGVPLILPVMRPIGDVEEDELLFNPALAETDLTLPPAVPPLWRQLMLTRLVEAFAKRHADGAGSTAQAVELAAALAKFLDEVTVEGRDFADLATVVPANFASHWQETLTFLEIVSRDWPQIVAEQGFMDAAERRNRLLQALATIWQADPPGDPVIAAGSTGNIPAAAALMATVARLPEGAVVLPAFDREMEDASWDMLGPTHPQAAMKKLIEDEIGIVRHEVMDWLTPEDAARLPQGPAARRDLLKEALRPAETTAAWREVALDWDQALARFSRIDAPSPREEAGAIALLMREALETPDRTAALVTPDRGLARRVAAELKRWDILVDDSAGAALAESGPGVFLLLLAELAAQDFAPVSLLGVLKHPLAAGGRSMAQFRAEVRALEIAVLRGPRPSGGADGIARAVKALDDEVLRDRLAGWWQGLSEGLAEFVALVTGGGSLRDLAAAHVAAAERLAASADRSGPARLWAGEAGEAAAAFSEELLDGGQDFAIPAGEYPAVLKALMIGKVVRPRYGRHPRLHIWGALEARLQHADLVILGGLNEGVWPPDAGIDPWLSRPMRAAFGLPPMERRIGLSAHDFYVAATAPEVVLTRSEKSDGAPTVPSRWLMRMDAVLQDRRLPAHPALDWFAGLDRPAEIAPARPPEPRPPLDARPKRLSVTQIGTWMRDPYAIYARHILRLKALDPLDADPGAADKGNIIHAALDRFVNEYPITLPPDALDRLIAIGRDEFGRNLTRPTVRAFWWPRFQHVAEWFIATERDRRALYTTVLNEGRGDYILESPFDFKLTAKADRIDRGPGGTLTIIDYKTGQPPEDRQIVAGYQPQMPLEAMMAEAGAFKGLPAAAVTGLEFWRLHGGEPAGTMKPMKDVEDRKAQAARGLRELVALFDKPETPYRSTMRPEEVTAGDYDHLARIKEWSGVGSLVGRDKTEDDA; from the coding sequence ATGTCGCGGACGTTGCGCGCAACCCCGCAGGTGTTCCGCATCGATGCCGGCTTGTCCTTCGTCGATGCACTGGCCGCCGGTCTCCTCGCGCGCTATGCAGGCGCCGAACTTGGCCGGGTCACCGTGTTGTTGCCGACCCGGCGCGCCGTCAAATCCCTGAGCGAAGCGTTTCTGCGGCTCACCGGCGGGGTGCCGCTCATTCTTCCGGTCATGCGTCCTATTGGCGACGTGGAGGAAGACGAGCTTTTGTTCAACCCGGCGCTGGCCGAGACCGATCTGACCCTGCCGCCCGCCGTGCCGCCGCTCTGGCGTCAGCTCATGCTGACCCGGCTGGTGGAGGCCTTCGCCAAGCGGCATGCGGACGGCGCAGGCTCGACGGCGCAGGCGGTGGAGCTTGCGGCGGCACTGGCCAAATTTCTGGATGAAGTCACCGTCGAAGGCCGCGATTTCGCCGATCTCGCCACCGTGGTGCCGGCCAATTTCGCCAGCCATTGGCAGGAAACCCTGACCTTTCTCGAAATCGTCAGCCGGGACTGGCCGCAGATTGTCGCCGAACAGGGGTTCATGGACGCGGCCGAACGGCGCAATCGTTTGCTGCAGGCGCTCGCCACCATCTGGCAGGCCGATCCGCCGGGGGATCCTGTGATCGCGGCTGGATCGACCGGCAATATTCCGGCGGCGGCGGCCTTGATGGCCACCGTCGCGCGGTTGCCTGAGGGTGCCGTGGTGCTGCCCGCCTTCGACCGCGAGATGGAGGACGCCAGCTGGGACATGCTCGGCCCGACCCATCCGCAAGCGGCCATGAAAAAACTGATCGAGGATGAGATCGGCATTGTCCGTCACGAGGTCATGGACTGGCTCACCCCGGAGGATGCGGCCCGGCTGCCGCAAGGCCCTGCCGCCCGCCGGGATCTGTTGAAGGAAGCGCTCCGTCCCGCCGAAACCACCGCCGCCTGGCGCGAGGTCGCGCTTGACTGGGATCAGGCGCTGGCCCGGTTTTCCCGCATCGACGCCCCGTCCCCGCGGGAGGAGGCGGGGGCCATCGCCCTCCTGATGCGGGAGGCGCTTGAGACCCCGGACCGCACGGCGGCACTCGTCACCCCGGATCGTGGGCTGGCGCGGCGGGTGGCGGCTGAATTGAAACGCTGGGATATTCTGGTGGATGATTCGGCGGGCGCGGCCCTGGCCGAAAGCGGCCCCGGGGTGTTCCTTCTGTTGCTGGCGGAGCTGGCGGCGCAGGATTTTGCGCCAGTGTCCTTGCTCGGCGTGCTCAAGCATCCGCTGGCGGCGGGCGGGCGGTCCATGGCGCAGTTCCGTGCTGAGGTGCGGGCGCTTGAGATCGCGGTCTTGCGTGGCCCAAGACCATCAGGCGGGGCGGATGGCATCGCCCGCGCGGTGAAAGCCCTGGACGACGAAGTTTTACGTGATCGGCTTGCGGGCTGGTGGCAGGGCCTGAGTGAGGGGCTCGCGGAGTTCGTGGCCCTGGTGACAGGCGGCGGCAGCCTGCGCGATCTCGCGGCGGCCCATGTGGCGGCGGCGGAACGGCTCGCGGCGAGCGCGGATCGGAGCGGCCCCGCGCGTCTCTGGGCCGGGGAAGCGGGGGAGGCGGCGGCAGCTTTTTCCGAAGAACTTCTCGATGGCGGGCAGGATTTCGCCATCCCGGCTGGAGAATATCCCGCCGTTCTGAAAGCCCTGATGATCGGCAAGGTGGTGCGGCCGCGTTATGGCCGCCATCCGCGTCTGCATATCTGGGGCGCGCTTGAGGCGCGGTTGCAGCATGCGGATCTGGTGATTCTTGGCGGTCTGAACGAGGGCGTCTGGCCGCCGGACGCGGGCATCGACCCCTGGCTGTCGCGGCCCATGCGCGCGGCCTTCGGCCTGCCGCCCATGGAGCGCCGCATCGGTCTATCGGCCCATGACTTTTACGTGGCGGCTACCGCGCCCGAGGTGGTGTTGACCCGCTCGGAAAAATCCGATGGCGCGCCGACGGTGCCGTCGCGTTGGCTTATGCGCATGGATGCCGTGTTGCAGGACCGGCGGTTGCCCGCCCATCCGGCGCTTGACTGGTTCGCGGGGCTTGACCGTCCGGCGGAGATTGCTCCCGCCCGGCCACCCGAACCGCGCCCGCCGCTCGACGCCCGGCCCAAGCGCTTGTCGGTGACCCAGATCGGCACCTGGATGCGCGATCCTTACGCCATCTATGCCCGGCATATTCTGCGCCTGAAGGCGCTCGATCCGCTCGATGCCGATCCCGGCGCGGCGGACAAGGGGAACATCATTCACGCCGCCCTTGATCGGTTTGTGAATGAGTATCCGATCACGCTGCCGCCCGATGCTCTCGACCGGTTGATTGCCATCGGCCGGGACGAATTCGGGCGCAATCTGACCCGGCCCACGGTGCGCGCCTTCTGGTGGCCGCGCTTTCAGCATGTGGCTGAATGGTTCATCGCCACCGAGCGTGACCGACGCGCGCTCTATACGACGGTTCTGAACGAAGGAAGGGGCGACTATATCCTTGAAAGCCCGTTCGACTTCAAACTGACAGCCAAGGCCGACCGCATCGATCGCGGCCCGGGCGGGACGCTCACCATCATTGATTACAAAACCGGCCAGCCGCCGGAAGACCGCCAGATCGTCGCTGGTTATCAGCCGCAGATGCCCTTGGAGGCGATGATGGCTGAAGCCGGGGCCTTTAAGGGATTGCCCGCAGCCGCTGTAACCGGGCTTGAATTCTGGCGGCTCCATGGCGGCGAACCGGCCGGGACCATGAAGCCCATGAAGGATGTGGAAGACCGGAAAGCCCAGGCGGCGCGAGGTCTGCGTGAACTGGTGGCCTTATTCGACAAGCCCGAGACCCCCTATCGCTCAACCATGCGGCCGGAGGAGGTCACGGCGGGCGATTACGATCATCTCGCCCGCATCAAGGAATGGTCAGGCGTCGGCAGTCTGGTGGGCCGCGACAAGACCGAGGACGACGCATGA